In the Rhinolophus ferrumequinum isolate MPI-CBG mRhiFer1 chromosome 12, mRhiFer1_v1.p, whole genome shotgun sequence genome, tcctttttttcaatctctAATACCAGAGGTCttccatgattttcttttctctttcataaataaGGTACATATATCAGATACAAAATGTCATGCTTTGTATCGTCACCCGAGATTACATAGTTCAATGAAAATGAAGCCATACTTTGAAAGAATTACATGCTATGTCCATTGGTGACTCCTTTTTTCCATCCAGCTTTGTAGGACTTGTAATTTTGATAATGTcactcaaaaacatattttactattttaactaACAATTGTTTTACACATGATGCACAATAAAATGTAAGTTTGTTATAAAGCACTGGTTGATATGAGAGTATCTGTACATCCACAAAGGGACACTTGAATTCCTGACAGGATATTAAACGAATTTGTTATATGAAGTCACTCTTGTCTAAAAGTCCTCCTTTGACTTGCCATGTTTCTTGACGTAGCCCGTAAGATAGCGTTTGTCTTGAATCCAATCcatattattgttattaaggTCATCAAGTTTTAACTCCcatcttttcatctcttctttttgCGTCTGCCCTGTGTAAAGTGCAATATGTTCGtccaactttaaaaatacaaaactaattAATACATAACCAGCAGATAGAGTCACATTTCAGGCTGTGGTAGTGccctgattttatttctttgggtgtgaagactgaaattaaaacatttgaagGAGTTTGCTATTTGATGTAGCTGTCAAGTATTACTCTACATAATTTCCTTTATGACTCATTTATTTCATAACATAGGTTTAGACTTAGGCTACGAGTAAATGAAAACAATCTGGCTTTGTGGCCTCGCTTTTCACATGTTTCCCCTTGAACTTCTACTCTTCATGTGTTTGCAAAGTTatgttcttgtctttttaaaGGAGGAAGACACTGGCATTCAGATACTAAGACAATGGAGTCCATTACAATTGATGCTtcagaagtaaacagaaatagtcagAGATATAGAGGGAAAAGTGATAGTTGCGAgaagggagggggctggaggtaagggagaaggggaagggatcagacaacataaattggtaactacaatattgccgaggggaaatgaaagacagtttgaggaatgtgatcaataatgttgtaaagattttctaAGGTGTcggatgggcacttgtcttattaggaagaccacGTCACAGATGGtttagatgcttgaccactgcactgaagctgaagctggataatattttaagtataatttttcacacacacacacacatatatatatatatatatatatatatatatatatatatatatatatatacatatatatatatagtcacgagatgtggaatacagcatagagaatagagtcaatggaattgtaatggatatatacaatgtcaggggggcaatagattgggggagggaggctatcactttgtgaggggtgaaaagtctaactattgcattgttttgtacacttgaaactaataaaaaaaaattaatggtttgCAGATATTGATGGTGCCTCGACCAGGTAACTAACAGAAGGATCAAGGCATAGTAcaatcttttataaattttcacaCTGAATATTCGTGTGAATTCAATAAGAGATTGACTAAACTTTAAAGCAGATCAAAATATTGATATTCTATGTTCTACATTTTGTTATGCATAGAAGTAGGAATGCAAATATTATTGGGATAAATTATTAGTGAAATCAGAAGGCTATAAAATACTACACAAAATAAATCCCGCTTAtgtattcataaaattttatgaataaagaaCCATTTCAGAAGGATGGAAATAACTGAGGGAAGGGTGAAGTACTTTGACTTTATCCTTGGTTTTCATGTCTACATTATTTGGATTTCATTCAGGAGGCAGAGTTAATGTTTTAACCAGCACCAAAATGAAACCACACTGGGGAGAAAAACCGCTCTTCACATCTCAAGCTATGACCCAACTGGGGGAGACAGAAATCTGGTAGGGAAGGGCCAGTAGGACGTCTTTCCGCATCTCCTTTGGGATCGCACTCATAGGGCAACCACCCTGACGTTCttccaaaggaagaaaagtgtTTCCTCTGAGTGAGCCCTCAGAACCATCTGCCTCGGAGATACCTGGTCCCAGGTCTCATGAAGAAGCATCTCTGGAGGTAGAGCTGCGATCTGCAtctttaacaagctccccaggtgattctgctgaACTCTAAAGTTGAGGGACTTCTGCCCTAGGGCATCTGTcttggagggaggaagaaatacACTGAGCAATTACTACATGTTTAATGCACGTCTCTAACCTAGAGTTTGGTGCCCTGACCCCTTGGTCCTTTCCCTAGGGGGAGAATGTAGTCTTCACATCTCCATTTCTGAAGCTGGTGAAATGAGAAGAGTAAGCTCCAGGCTCTTGGCTTTCTCTCTGATATCAGTGAGAGGTTCAGGATCTCAGAACTTATAGGATCAATCTGGTATCCGGGTGTCTACAGAGAAACTGAGAAACCAGTCCCCATTCCTGAATGCTCGATGACTGCAGCATAATATTCAGAGAAGTACTAGACATCCTTCTTTGGGaacaggtgtgtgtgtctgtgtgtgtgtgtgtacaccagaGCTCATCACCTCTCTGTGCTCTTGCTGAAGTCACCTCTCATTACTAGTTCCTAAGGACAGGGACACTGCAATCACCACTGTCCAATGACTCTCACACTTTAACCCCGAACCTTGGGGAGATGAGGAATAAGCCGGCTGGCTGCTCGGTGACATCCTGCCTGTAATCCCTAGAATAGTCCCATACCCTCGTCAAACACATCAAGCTATGGGTCCCGAAAACATTACTAACTCAATTACCTTTGCCTGAGCTCCACCGATCCCAACACACTGAGTTTCTTCACTAGACATTTTGCACTATTTATTCAATGGAAAAAATGTTACCTCAGATAGGACAGCTCCTAGGCTCAACGGTTGCTGATTGTGCTTTTTTCACTGTCCTTTCATCCCCAGCAGACACAGGGCAGCatgaggcctgagaaccagagcaGCGTGTCCCACTTCCTCCTGCGGGGGCTCCCCATCCGGCCCGAGCAGCAGGGCGCGTTCTTCGCCCTGTTCCTGGCCATGTACCTGACCACGGTGCTGGGGAACCTGCTCCTTATCCTGCTCAGCAGGCTGGACGCTCGCCtgcacacgcccatgtacttcttcctcagcCACTTGGCCTGCTCTGACATCTGCTTCTCATCTGTCACCGTCCCTAAGATGCTCGTGAACATGCAGACTCAGGACCAATCCATCCCCTATGCAGGGTGTGTAGCAcagatgtattttttcattttttttactgatttggACAATTTCCTTCTCACCTCAATGGCATATGATCGGTACGTTGCCATCTGTCACCCCCTCCACTACATGACCATCATGAGAGAGGGACTGTGTATCTTTCTAGTAACCGGGTCCTGGCTCCTCTCTTGTGCCAATGCCCTGTCCCACACCCTTCTCCTGACCCAACTGTCCTTCTGTGATGACAACACCATCCCCCATTTCTTCTGTGACCTTGGTGCCCTGCTCAAGTTGTCCTGCTCTGACACCTCCCTCAATGAGCTGGTCATTTTCCCAGCAGGACTGGCCGTTATTACTCTCCCACTAATATGCATCTTGATCTCTTATGGCCGCATTGGGGTCACCATCCTGAAGGTTCCATCTACCAAGGGCATTTGCAAAGCCTTGTCCACCTGTGGCTCCCACCTCACTGTGGTGTCTCTGTACTATGGGACAATTATTTGGCTCTATCTTTTCCCCTCATCCAACACCTCCAGTGACAACAACATAATTGCTTCTGTGATGTACACAGTGGTCATTCCAATGCTGAACCCTTTCATTTATAgcctgaggaacagagacatgaagggggccctggagaaactcatCAACAGAGTAACAGTCTTATGTCATGATGTTCGCTCATCTTTATGACAGACGTTTTTATCACCAGACACTAGCCCCTTAATTTTTAGACTAGCATGGAATAAGTACACAGTGATATTTGATAacttgaataatattctgttacaATCATTCTCTTTTCCCTTGCTATTCTTTAGTATAAATTATGAGTTCTGaaatgatattatttattattgcttttgtctATTATATTAAGAAACTACATAGTTAGTACAAtttatgtttctccttttttcctggaaattgattatatctttttaaaaagaggtttattggggtaaaatcaacatataaactctgtatatatttaaagtgtaccacGTGATGGTTTGATGTGTATACGTGGGGAAATGATCACCACCATCAAGCTAATTAATAATATATCTATCACCTCCACATAGATACCCTTTTATAATaccctgtgtgtgcatgtggtgaGAAAACTTCCAGTAAGATCCACCCGCTTAGCAAATAtcaagtatacagtacagtactgttaactacagtcatcagGCTGTACTTCAGGTCTCAAGAACTTATTCATCTGGCATTCCTGAAACTTTGtgcattctgctaagtgaaataagtcagactcaAAAACCCAagtactgcatgatctcacttacatgtggaatccaaaCTAGTCAAATTCAGGAaccagagaatagaatggtggtttccaagAGCCAGGGGAAGGGGCAAAAGGGGTGACATTGGGAATTTAGTAGTTTCTATGAATTGTTAGAAGATAGTGGCATAGAAACCTTGCAGAATTGGATATTTGTAAAGTATTTGCCTTTCTATAGTGCCCTTTATTGCTCCATAAAATTATCCACTTTTGTGAGTTCAGCTGCTCTGCTTATAGACTCAACGCTTATTCTGCATTTTAGGGACATTGATCATACTTATAGACGATCATAACCTTCATTATATGGCTAATCGTCTCTGAAGCTTTCTGACTGATGTGTGAGTATCAGTCAAGAGACAGGCTCAATCCAGATAccgaaagagaaagacaaagaaagcatccATAGTGGAGACTATCGTTGTCCCCACTGAATTTTGTGACTTTCTCattctatattttcattatctgtctTCCTCAAAATCATTTCTTCTCATCTTAGTGACCCCAGGTAGGATCATGAGCCTGAGTAATCTAACTTCTTTGTCATCCAGTGAAGGACCACACAGTTCTCTTTCTTCAGGCTGTACTTAATTAAGGAGAAACAGGATAACAAATACTTCTGAGACTTAGCACCATGTCGCTGTCAGGAGTATTTGTGAAAGCTAGATCCCAATTGCAACCTGTATCTGCCAgagtgtgtggcctcaggcaattAACTTCcctgaacctcaatttcttcttctgtgtaaACTGAAAAACTATAACACATCTAATAGACTTTTGCtttgaaattaatgaaatgcTAAATGTGGCTTAGCATTACAACTGACCAAGAAAATCAAATACTAGTTTTCCTTACCTATGCATCCTGGGGAATTGTGGGGCAGAACTTGCACAGATACACCTGAATTATACTGACTATGGGAGACTGGCATGTAGATGATAACCCCATTCAAAGAAAAGCAGCTGCCCTAGGATACAGCAACACATCTTCACTGGCTTAAACTAGACCCTAATGACTACTGAGCAATAGAGGAGTGAATTGGTAGGTGGGCAGATCACAAACAGGTCAGAGGAGTAACTTACTCCTACTTGTTTAATGTTCATTCAGAGTGGCCCCTGACCTACAGCTCATGAGGCTGCCTTT is a window encoding:
- the LOC117031566 gene encoding olfactory receptor 1J4-like gives rise to the protein MRPENQSSVSHFLLRGLPIRPEQQGAFFALFLAMYLTTVLGNLLLILLIRLDARLHTPMYFFLSHLACSDISLSSVTVPKMLLNMQTQDQSIPYAGCVTQMYFFIVFTALDNFLLTSMAYDRYVAICHPLHYMTIMRKGLCFLLVTGSWLLSCASALSHTLLFAQLMRPENQSSVSHFLLRGLPIRPEQQGAFFALFLAMYLTTVLGNLLLILLSRLDARLHTPMYFFLSHLACSDICFSSVTVPKMLVNMQTQDQSIPYAGCVAQMYFFIFFTDLDNFLLTSMAYDRYVAICHPLHYMTIMREGLCIFLVTGSWLLSCANALSHTLLLTQLSFCDDNTIPHFFCDLGALLKLSCSDTSLNELVIFPAGLAVITLPLICILISYGRIGVTILKVPSTKGICKALSTCGSHLTVVSLYYGTIIWLYLFPSSNTSSDNNIIASVMYTVVIPMLNPFIYSLRNRDMKGALEKLINRVTVLCHDVRSSL